The following are from one region of the Calypte anna isolate BGI_N300 chromosome 13, bCalAnn1_v1.p, whole genome shotgun sequence genome:
- the CYSTM1 gene encoding cysteine-rich and transmembrane domain-containing protein 1, producing MNYENPPPYPGPGPSAPYPPYAQQPGGPPGPYPGYPPGPTGPYQPGQPGYQGYPQYGWQNAPPPPGPVYADGPKNTVYVVEERRRDDTGESACLTACWTALCCCCLWDMLT from the exons ATGAACTACGAGAACCCTCCACCCTACCCCGGCCCGGGCCCGTCTGCCCCTTACCCACCCTATGCCCAGCAGCCAGGTGGCCCTCCTGGCCCATACCCAGGCTATCCTCCTGGACCAACTGGGCCCTACCAGCCAGGCCAACCAGGTTACCAAGGGTACCCCCAGTATGGATGGCAAAATGCACCTCCACCTCCAGGACCAGTGTATGCAGATGGGCCTAAAAACACAG TGTATGTCGTGGAGGAGCGGCGGAGGGACGACACGGGTGAGAGCGCCTGCCTGACAGCGTGCTGGACcgccctctgctgctgctgcctctgggacATGCTGACCTGa